A genomic region of Ignavibacteria bacterium contains the following coding sequences:
- a CDS encoding T9SS type A sorting domain-containing protein, with protein sequence MKHRFNIFLSVTLSFIFIAIFYNSSTAQIKDLCINISSVKTQVATLNTSFDVNNNIKVVLTVAKTLNDNTYGTNSIGWPGGNHKFDHLVGSDKAHFVFKNASGTTVFDFDLDYLHGDNSIPSKYRSLGISGGDGKLYTGQANWLLSYNTSLNRNFNEFGYVLTTNSPATNSNYDPNPSYPNWIFEMIYEVTIDKAAFGTSGYGSVTVPDMHHSPNKYGLGNVISPYDCTPPKGSLGDKVWLDANENGIQDADESGVANVTVKLYSGSSLLKTTVTNSTGMYLFSDLVAGSYQVEFVLPSGYLFSQQDQGTDDSKDSDADITTGKTIIISLAAGQNDLKWDAGIYRDCKNSLGDFVWHDKNVNGIQDAGEVGIEGVVVELLKGTSVIQTSTTDAAGKYLFTNLANGTYSVRVAASNYASGGILYSSAQTKWYATKKNQGSDDSKDSDAGKNESVSVTLNCANNITIDFGFFKTCVSVTKSSNKTTAKPGDVITYTFTAENCGDISLTGGVDFYDALINPVAPHKINNISPINPGDKKSFTKTYTVKESDCGDLVNTVKAVGHPADGSADVEHTASVTVKIECKSSIGDKVWNDLNENGLQDDGEPGIKDITVKLFDCADNFKKEVKTDADGKYLFSELTPGDYYLQFVKPSDFLFTTKDAGSDDSKDSDADVSTGKTVCTTLSPSENDLTWDAGLIIKKASLGDKVWKDLNKDGIQDEGEPGIKDITVKLYNCADVYIKEVKTNANGIYLFNNLIPGSYKVLVQLPDDYLFSLKYQGSDDSKDSDIDPITWKSECITLAAGENNLTIDAGMYLKPASIGDFIWKDLDKDGIQDEGELGMKDVVVKLYDCAEGFIAQTTTNENGLYSFANLEPGSYVILVQLPDGHSFSPKDHGSDDAKDSDVNPTSWKTICITLSPGENNTTVDAGIYLTPVPVCTIGDKVWNDVNMNGIQDSGEEGMKDVLVRLMDCSGNKLAEKKTNESGLYLFENVIKGSYQIQFVLPSSYAFSPKDRGGNDLLDSDADVLTGKTVCFPIDPPHCDSNSTRWDAGIYRLKASVGDFVWYDLNKNGIQDSGEPGISGITVKLFDCSNNLMSTTTTNSTGKYKFEDVMPGNYYVQFFAPTGYLFTQKNQGTDKKKDSDADPITGKTTCFELKAGQNDMTWDAGLSECITGAKVCGLVFNDVNANGIKDAGEVGIANVVIKLWGTSANLIATTLTDVQGKYEFLNVVDGQYHVQEIDPDGYYSTTPNSKLITISGFDQCGIEFGDRVKPTPEPCDLTKYKTYSNASWCLEPAKSLLISKFSSVFSSGMTLGGISSGYKATFSSASAVIAFLPQVGIAGSFNTNYSNPTTTSAGVFGGNLAALELNVQFNDAGFLGFTSTTKLKNLVVASGPMKDYKVSEVLAMAHKAIGGSSTPFSIAILNNVVESINANFNCDCSRGYLTCPKDPDMPGGGFDAGVESNANLADLLLRRLTKIEYGQTTKILRNPKIAFTASYGLYELFPNVGPMGSTPSESTPFDILGISNATSAYAVDYNLKLAKGDTRIASMFATTTNPPYIYEHTKAICDRLIDAEMQTLTQLEIGGKYYFASVLHKQNEGVTDYTIHFSVYERGGTFSVDSRWLIEDYTIPAGVTNIYNFQVWANNFNNAMYLVLGIVDQFQSKGNVEYLNNNSLPTSLVYVQKGKYQHNGTVELVINNSQLVADNVTILVRSRATQSGGREENSNTYSLVPGLNTITFKTGIVSDANVYLYSNNGFRDEVFVSGGAYTYLNGTSSNVATFTTNAYAPQRMSDYPEGSLVLSGGAKVEGQLNDWVTLFRSLTANASAYDLSDYNAIRLTVKGQGNIWLRIEQDGVKDYNFHSRSITLSGSEETLTIPFDLFLQREGVSSTLNPQLVRKISVVMEKRDNKDITNFEFEIKNIAFLSKGGSDKGKGETLPQEFKLAQNYPNPFNPSTMIEYSVANNEFVTLKVYDVLGQEIATLVNELKAPGKYSARFDASSLTSGIYVYRIQSESFSSTRKMILQK encoded by the coding sequence ATGAAACATAGATTCAACATTTTTTTGAGTGTTACACTCTCTTTTATTTTCATCGCAATATTCTACAATTCAAGTACAGCCCAAATAAAAGATCTGTGTATTAACATATCTAGCGTCAAAACTCAGGTTGCGACTTTAAATACCAGTTTTGACGTAAATAATAATATTAAAGTCGTTTTGACAGTTGCAAAAACTTTGAACGACAATACATACGGGACAAATTCAATCGGATGGCCAGGCGGCAATCACAAATTCGATCATCTCGTCGGCAGCGACAAGGCTCATTTTGTATTTAAAAACGCAAGCGGCACAACCGTTTTTGATTTTGATCTCGATTATTTACACGGGGATAACAGCATCCCTTCAAAATATCGATCACTCGGAATTTCTGGTGGTGATGGAAAACTCTATACTGGACAAGCAAACTGGCTGCTCAGCTACAACACTTCCCTCAACAGAAATTTCAATGAGTTTGGATATGTTCTCACAACAAACTCTCCTGCTACAAATTCTAATTATGATCCAAATCCTTCATATCCAAATTGGATATTCGAAATGATCTATGAAGTGACCATTGACAAAGCCGCATTTGGCACATCAGGCTATGGTTCAGTTACTGTTCCCGATATGCATCATTCTCCAAATAAATATGGATTGGGAAATGTAATTTCACCGTACGATTGTACTCCACCAAAAGGTTCTCTTGGAGATAAAGTATGGCTCGATGCAAATGAAAATGGGATCCAAGATGCTGATGAATCTGGAGTCGCTAATGTAACTGTAAAACTCTACAGCGGTAGTTCCCTTCTGAAAACAACAGTTACGAATTCAACTGGGATGTATTTGTTCAGTGACCTTGTGGCTGGAAGCTATCAAGTTGAATTTGTTCTTCCATCCGGCTATCTCTTCAGCCAGCAAGATCAAGGAACTGATGATTCAAAAGATTCTGATGCTGATATTACAACTGGAAAAACAATCATCATTTCTCTTGCAGCAGGTCAAAATGATCTTAAATGGGATGCTGGCATTTACCGCGATTGTAAAAATTCATTGGGCGATTTTGTATGGCATGATAAAAATGTCAACGGCATCCAAGATGCTGGAGAAGTGGGAATCGAAGGAGTAGTAGTCGAACTATTAAAAGGGACTTCGGTTATTCAAACTTCAACTACTGATGCTGCTGGAAAATATTTATTTACGAATTTAGCGAATGGTACATACAGCGTTAGAGTCGCTGCATCAAATTATGCAAGCGGTGGTATATTGTACAGTTCGGCTCAAACAAAATGGTATGCAACAAAGAAAAATCAAGGTTCAGACGATTCAAAAGACAGCGATGCAGGAAAGAATGAATCAGTTTCTGTTACATTAAATTGTGCAAATAACATTACAATTGATTTTGGTTTCTTTAAAACTTGCGTCAGTGTTACAAAATCATCAAATAAAACTACAGCCAAACCTGGAGATGTTATAACATATACTTTCACTGCAGAAAATTGTGGTGATATATCTCTTACAGGCGGTGTAGATTTCTACGATGCTTTAATTAATCCAGTCGCTCCCCACAAAATTAATAATATTTCACCCATAAATCCTGGTGACAAAAAATCATTTACCAAAACTTACACCGTAAAAGAATCCGATTGCGGAGATCTTGTAAATACGGTGAAGGCTGTTGGTCATCCAGCAGACGGTTCGGCAGATGTTGAACATACTGCAAGCGTGACAGTGAAAATAGAATGCAAATCTTCAATTGGCGATAAAGTTTGGAACGATTTAAATGAAAACGGCTTACAAGATGACGGCGAACCAGGAATAAAAGATATTACAGTTAAACTTTTTGATTGTGCAGACAATTTCAAAAAGGAAGTAAAAACTGATGCAGATGGTAAATATTTGTTCAGTGAATTAACCCCTGGCGATTATTATCTGCAGTTCGTAAAACCTTCCGATTTTCTATTCACCACAAAAGATGCCGGTTCGGACGACTCAAAAGATTCCGATGCTGATGTGTCAACTGGAAAAACAGTTTGTACAACTCTTTCCCCAAGTGAGAATGATTTAACCTGGGATGCAGGTCTTATCATTAAAAAAGCATCGCTTGGCGATAAAGTATGGAAAGACTTAAACAAAGATGGTATTCAAGATGAAGGTGAACCCGGCATAAAAGATATAACTGTAAAACTTTACAATTGTGCAGATGTTTATATCAAAGAAGTTAAAACAAATGCGAATGGAATTTATTTATTCAACAATTTAATTCCAGGAAGTTATAAAGTTTTAGTACAGCTTCCTGATGATTATTTATTCAGCTTAAAGTATCAAGGTTCGGATGATTCGAAGGATTCCGATATAGATCCAATCACTTGGAAATCTGAATGCATAACTCTCGCAGCTGGAGAAAACAACTTGACAATCGATGCTGGAATGTATTTGAAACCAGCTTCAATCGGTGATTTCATTTGGAAAGATTTAGACAAAGATGGAATTCAAGATGAAGGTGAACTTGGAATGAAAGACGTTGTCGTAAAGTTGTATGATTGCGCCGAGGGATTCATCGCCCAAACTACAACAAATGAAAACGGATTATATTCGTTTGCAAATCTTGAACCGGGCAGTTATGTAATCTTAGTTCAATTGCCTGATGGACATTCTTTCAGTCCAAAAGATCATGGAAGCGACGATGCGAAAGATTCAGATGTAAATCCAACCTCATGGAAGACAATTTGTATAACTTTATCTCCTGGTGAGAATAATACAACTGTCGATGCAGGAATTTATCTGACTCCAGTTCCCGTCTGCACGATTGGTGATAAGGTATGGAATGATGTGAATATGAATGGAATTCAAGATTCCGGCGAGGAAGGAATGAAAGATGTCCTGGTCAGATTAATGGATTGTTCGGGCAACAAACTTGCAGAAAAGAAGACAAACGAAAGTGGTCTTTACTTATTCGAAAATGTAATTAAAGGAAGCTATCAGATTCAATTTGTACTTCCTTCTAGTTACGCATTCAGTCCTAAAGATAGAGGCGGAAATGATCTGTTAGACTCTGACGCCGATGTTCTTACTGGAAAAACAGTTTGTTTCCCAATTGATCCGCCTCATTGCGACAGCAATTCAACAAGATGGGATGCTGGAATCTACAGACTAAAAGCATCGGTCGGCGATTTTGTATGGTACGATTTAAATAAGAATGGCATTCAAGATTCCGGCGAACCTGGAATTTCAGGAATCACAGTTAAATTATTTGATTGTTCAAATAACTTAATGAGTACAACCACAACTAATTCAACAGGAAAATACAAATTCGAAGATGTAATGCCAGGAAACTATTATGTCCAATTCTTCGCCCCAACTGGCTACCTTTTCACACAAAAGAATCAAGGAACTGATAAGAAAAAAGATTCTGATGCAGATCCAATTACCGGCAAAACTACATGCTTCGAATTGAAAGCCGGACAAAATGATATGACTTGGGATGCAGGGCTATCCGAATGCATCACAGGTGCAAAAGTCTGCGGACTTGTATTCAATGATGTTAATGCAAACGGAATAAAAGATGCCGGCGAAGTTGGAATCGCAAATGTTGTAATTAAACTCTGGGGAACTTCGGCAAACCTGATTGCAACAACTCTTACTGATGTTCAAGGTAAATACGAATTCTTGAATGTCGTTGACGGTCAGTATCATGTTCAAGAAATCGACCCAGACGGTTACTATAGCACTACGCCAAATTCAAAATTAATTACTATTTCTGGTTTCGATCAATGTGGTATTGAATTCGGTGATAGAGTAAAGCCAACACCAGAACCTTGCGATCTTACAAAATATAAGACCTATTCAAATGCTAGCTGGTGCTTAGAGCCTGCAAAGTCTTTACTGATTAGTAAATTCAGTTCAGTATTTTCATCTGGAATGACACTAGGTGGAATTTCATCGGGCTATAAAGCAACATTTAGCTCAGCTTCGGCTGTTATTGCCTTCTTACCACAAGTCGGTATCGCAGGCTCATTCAATACTAATTATTCAAATCCAACAACAACCTCGGCAGGTGTATTCGGCGGCAATCTTGCGGCATTAGAGTTAAATGTTCAATTCAACGATGCCGGATTCCTTGGATTTACATCAACCACCAAACTTAAAAACTTGGTCGTTGCCAGTGGTCCAATGAAAGATTATAAAGTCTCCGAAGTACTGGCTATGGCGCATAAAGCAATCGGAGGTTCTTCAACTCCATTCTCTATAGCAATATTAAATAATGTCGTTGAATCAATTAATGCCAACTTTAACTGCGATTGCAGCAGAGGTTACTTGACCTGCCCGAAAGACCCTGATATGCCAGGCGGCGGTTTTGATGCTGGTGTTGAATCAAATGCAAACTTGGCTGATCTCTTACTCAGAAGATTAACTAAGATCGAATATGGACAAACCACAAAGATATTACGCAATCCGAAGATTGCCTTTACAGCAAGCTATGGTTTGTACGAATTATTCCCGAATGTCGGTCCGATGGGTTCAACTCCAAGTGAATCAACTCCATTCGATATTCTTGGAATCTCAAACGCAACATCTGCTTATGCTGTTGACTATAACTTAAAGCTCGCAAAAGGTGATACGAGAATTGCAAGCATGTTTGCAACGACTACAAATCCACCTTACATCTATGAACATACAAAGGCAATATGTGATAGATTAATTGATGCAGAAATGCAAACATTAACTCAGCTTGAAATCGGCGGTAAATATTACTTTGCTTCAGTGCTTCACAAACAAAATGAAGGTGTAACAGATTACACGATTCATTTCAGTGTTTATGAACGCGGAGGTACGTTCAGCGTCGATTCACGTTGGCTGATCGAAGATTATACAATCCCAGCTGGAGTTACCAACATTTATAACTTCCAAGTTTGGGCAAACAACTTTAACAATGCAATGTACCTTGTACTTGGAATTGTCGACCAGTTCCAATCGAAAGGTAATGTGGAATATTTGAATAACAATTCACTTCCGACTTCACTTGTCTATGTACAAAAAGGTAAATATCAGCATAATGGTACTGTTGAGCTTGTAATTAACAACTCCCAGCTTGTTGCAGATAACGTCACAATTCTCGTTCGCTCACGTGCAACACAATCCGGCGGTCGTGAAGAAAATTCCAATACTTATTCCTTAGTACCAGGCTTGAACACTATAACATTCAAAACTGGTATTGTTTCCGATGCAAATGTTTATCTCTACTCCAATAACGGCTTCAGAGATGAAGTGTTTGTAAGCGGTGGCGCTTATACTTACCTGAATGGTACAAGCTCAAACGTTGCAACCTTCACAACCAATGCTTATGCTCCGCAGAGAATGAGCGATTATCCAGAAGGATCGCTGGTACTTTCCGGAGGTGCCAAAGTTGAAGGACAGCTCAATGATTGGGTCACATTATTCAGATCATTGACTGCTAATGCTTCGGCCTATGACTTAAGCGACTATAATGCAATCAGATTAACAGTTAAAGGTCAAGGCAATATTTGGCTGCGAATTGAACAAGATGGAGTAAAAGACTACAACTTCCATTCAAGATCAATCACTCTTTCTGGCTCAGAGGAAACTCTTACGATTCCATTTGACCTGTTCTTACAGAGAGAAGGAGTCTCGAGTACTTTGAATCCTCAATTAGTAAGAAAGATCTCCGTTGTGATGGAAAAACGAGATAACAAAGATATTACCAACTTTGAATTCGAAATTAAGAATATTGCATTCTTAAGCAAGGGCGGTTCAGATAAGGGGAAAGGTGAAACTCTGCCGCAAGAATTCAAGCTCGCACAAAATTATCCAAATCCATTCAATCCGAGTACGATGATTGAATACTCAGTTGCTAATAACGAATTCGTAACATTGAAGGTGTATGACGTTCTCGGACAAGAGATCGCGACATTAGTAAATGAATTGAAAGCTCCGGGAAAATATTCTGCAAGATTTGATGCAAGCAGTTTAACTTCTGGAATCTATGTCTATAGAATTCAAAGCGAATCGTTCAGCTCCACGAGAAAAATGATTTTACAGAAGTAA